The genomic DNA TCAATCTACATACCGGATTCACCTTTTCTATTAGACGGAAAGCAATGTTCAGACCGAGATTGCTGTTTGATATACGTCAACCGATATAGTTAGTATCTTGAGTATcataaaaaagaatatcttTCCGCTTATGAACATACCTGTTCGTACCTGTAATTACTGCCACTTTGTGCATCCTCAGATTTGATCTTTACCGCGTTAAGTACACACTTTATATTACTGCCTGTAATATACAATTGTAATTCATAATTGTAGGTGTAAATAATTAAGTTGAATATCTTTTTTATAGGATGCTGCCGAGCGATCTCGTTTCTAAACGACAATTgcccaaaaaaaaagacacaATTTATTAAAGAAATAATCGGAGAGTTCACCTACATTGAGGCCATATAATACTACAGAGATTTTCAAGCAGTGTGAGTTCATATAAGACAGTGACATCCACAGCCGGAAGCACATTCGTCGCTGTGTTTCCACCATTCTTTTGCGCAAGCGGCATGCATTACATGTTCGCATTGTTGGCAGACAAATATGTTTCTGGTAACTTTGAGACCACAGTAATTACAGTGTTGAAAACATACATTTTCCTTGTCATCATTGATCCATTTAATGGTCAGTCCCCCGAAAGAATCTTCTGAATCAGGTACGAAAAGAGAAAGCGGCTTCTCCGTATCATTTTGTTTCGTGAGAGCGCTGACCTTGATCATTTCTACTCTTTGTATAGGTAAGCCCCACCGAAACAGCAACTTGGCATATTGATAGCTGTATCGCctaaaattttcagcatcttcaGAATCGAGTAAGTGTCTTACAGGGTCCTCAAGAGCCTCTAAGACATCGTCATGCACTAACTGCACAGAAACGTCAGGAATTCTTGAGTGGTACAGGTGTGATTTAGGAAGCTGAACTGTGCTAGAAATAGGTGGACTCAAACTTGATATTCGTCCGGTGTAATTATAATGTCTAGCACTAAAATAATCTTCGGATTTCACAGAAATTGCATCAGGGGATTGCctatttttctttaaagGCCCAGAATATGATAAATTCATACTACCTGAATATTGAGAATGCGAGTCATTTCTCCATGATCCGGAGGGATCATTCATATCAAATGTAACAATACTTTCCAATGTTTCTCCAGTGTCTTCTTTGTCATCCGTAGATTTCGAAGCAACTCCAAAGAGTTCATTAGCTACGATGCAGCATATCATGGATATCATTTGGAtgtttttctgcttttcaaaataagCAACAGCCTCTTTAACAAACCACTTTATACTCATTGGATGATTGTCCCACACTAAGTTGTAGggattttcatttttatttgtcaTTAATAGGTCAGAAAGAATTTGCCAGCAATGACTTATCTCTTCCATCCCAAATTCCTCCGCGATCAAAGCATTATTGCGAGATAATTTTTCTAGATCACCATCGGAATCTATTAATTGATACTTAAGGGCCAAATCTCTGCTTTCGGGTATTAGGAAACTAAAATCTTTGGAGAATATAACATTCTTATGTTCTTTAGCGGAGTCTACTGTCTTTGCAGATCCAGAATAAGCTgagccaaattttttcgCAAAATTGCCAGCATGCAAGGCAGGCAATTTAGTTCGCACCACTACTTCATTTCTTAATATATCGCTCCAGTCTTCATCAAAGCTCTCATCAGAGTTATACGAAAAAGATTCGTCGTCCGATGAGCAGCGTGAATTCCCCTGCGTACTTGTAGTATGTATAATTGTCTCAAGATAAGTCTTTGGTCTTGTGGTTCTAGATTCAGTGTCGTTCTCCACTAAATGTTCTGAATCCACCAATAGCTTTGGATACTTGTTtctatttttattttgtttgaCATTATCGCGACCGGTGAGTCGAAGAATTGCCTGCTTCTTATCTTGATTCGATTCAGATACAAAAAAGCAAAACAGTTGACCCTTAGATGACCATACGGCACCACACTCATTGGGCACCGGTGTGCTATCAAATGCAGgatctttttcagatattGGACCTTTTTGCAATTGCCTAGATGCTAAgacatcttttttgtaatCTTCAGTCTCCGAATCGGTGGAAGTTTCCGATGAGTAATGCGAGTTACTTTCTGAGCTCGGAAGCGATGATAGACcttccaaatcatcaatttcaaaatttataAGTGgctcatc from Zygotorulaspora mrakii chromosome 7, complete sequence includes the following:
- the MTC5 gene encoding Mtc5p (similar to Saccharomyces cerevisiae YDR128W; ancestral locus Anc_8.288); translated protein: MTGYVGGDPYQSPTFGKALSLRVDGGVNAISINPSGRDVVLASRQGLHIIDLDDPFSPPRWLRHVTPWQVADVQWSPHPAKPFWVVSTSNQKAIIWNLARSSNKAIEHVLHKHFRAITDINFSYLHPDILATCSIDTYVHAWDMRSPKRPFYTTRDWRSGASQVKWNYHDQNILASAHGNDVTIWDLRKGSEPLGKLVGHGSSVNSIDFNRFKKSEIMTGSNDGTVKFWDYSVSCTLAKKTIKADFPVWRGRYLPFGEGCCIMPTVGGNNYVYLANLSQPEAEEKMSSKLQTIYAFKGHTDPVTDFVWRSRHSYDNSVDDREFQLVTWSKDCDLRLWPVPDFVFEKVNFERNRRLNEKLHNYEYVSYNREINDESSEEQKDHFKRIKETFVSTSGLKKSDDLNHITWLSGVRMNHADSPESIFKERIIQNLGEEVSLIGHKFPKIVFEKISVSTGELIVTLNAPASEETADEYVFLRIHVKFAAGYPSKANSPIFSIEDNGNLSPERRLEILKNLRLVSQKYTDSGLYCLEPCLRLLLGEKVNLDDINDDEPLINFEIDDLEGLSSLPSSESNSHYSSETSTDSETEDYKKDVLASRQLQKGPISEKDPAFDSTPVPNECGAVWSSKGQLFCFFVSESNQDKKQAILRLTGRDNVKQNKNRNKYPKLLVDSEHLVENDTESRTTRPKTYLETIIHTTSTQGNSRCSSDDESFSYNSDESFDEDWSDILRNEVVVRTKLPALHAGNFAKKFGSAYSGSAKTVDSAKEHKNVIFSKDFSFLIPESRDLALKYQLIDSDGDLEKLSRNNALIAEEFGMEEISHCWQILSDLLMTNKNENPYNLVWDNHPMSIKWFVKEAVAYFEKQKNIQMISMICCIVANELFGVASKSTDDKEDTGETLESIVTFDMNDPSGSWRNDSHSQYSGSMNLSYSGPLKKNRQSPDAISVKSEDYFSARHYNYTGRISSLSPPISSTVQLPKSHLYHSRIPDVSVQLVHDDVLEALEDPVRHLLDSEDAENFRRYSYQYAKLLFRWGLPIQRVEMIKVSALTKQNDTEKPLSLFVPDSEDSFGGLTIKWINDDKENVCFQHCNYCGLKVTRNIFVCQQCEHVMHAACAKEWWKHSDECASGCGCHCLI